A single region of the Leptodactylus fuscus isolate aLepFus1 chromosome 5, aLepFus1.hap2, whole genome shotgun sequence genome encodes:
- the LOC142204894 gene encoding proto-oncogene Mas-like, with product MESTNTSLLAGPPYWNNDTILFKPVFHIIISPMTIFTAVLGVIGNGLVVWYLSFKIKKTTSSIYIFNLAVADAGFLLFAIVFHIFGMIFALMPHLESKYEDEHVIKLIGVIILACLFGYNTSLCLLAAISIERCLSVLFPIWYYCNRPRHTSSIVCSLIWSISCILCALEMSYCYNTAYNRRGIFKESSRECKIIFIVICSFSFAIFIPSMTVSSFVLLIKVWASSQHRQPKKIYVVIALTVFFFLVFGMPMRVLLLAWYKHHAVPSFPIMDLFALFCTINSTINPFIYFLVGRHGHSGKITLLSVLQAVFRDDWNQSKRKERKPIEETVT from the coding sequence ATGGAATCAACAAACACAAGTTTATTGGCAGGACCACCATACTGGAATAATGATACCATATTGTTCAAACCAGTATTCCATATCATTATCTCACCAATGACCATATTTACTGCAGTGTTGGGAGTGATAGGCAATGGGCTTGTAGTCTGGTATCTCTCATTTAAGATTAAGAAAACCACTTCCTCCATCTATATCTTTAACCTTGCTGTGGCCGATGCAGGATTTTTACTGTTTGCgattgtttttcacatttttggaaTGATTTTTGCCCTGATGCCACACTTAGAGTCTAAGTATGAAGATGAACATGTTATTAAGCTGATAGGTGTAATAATTCTTGCTTGTCTTTTTGGCTACAACACTAGTCTATGTCTTCTAGCAGCTATAAGTATAGAAAGATGCTTGTCTGTTCTCTTTCCCATATGGTATTATTGTAACAGACCAAGACACACATCCTCTATTGTATGTTCCCTGATATGGAGCATTTCCTGTATTCTTTGTGCCCTTGAGATGTCATATTGTTACAATACAGCCTACAATCGTAGAGGTATATTTAAGGAGTCTTCCAGAGAATGTAAAATCATCTTTATTGTTATCTGCAGCTTTAGTTTTGCAATTTTTATACCATCCATGACAGTTTCCAGTTTTGTTCTGCTCATCAAAGTATGGGCAAGTTCTCAGCATCGGCAGCCTAAGAAGATATATGTAGTCATTGCCTTGACAGTCTTTTTTTTCCTAGTGTTTGGAATGCCCATGAGGGTGCTATTGCTTGCTTGGTACAAACACCATGCTGTTCCATCCTTTCCCATCATGGACCTTTTTGCTCTGTTTTGTACTATTAACAGTACCATAAACCCATTTATTTATTTCCTAGTTGGCCGACATGGCCACAGTGGTAAAATTACCCTTCTGTCAGTTCTGCAGGCAGTTTTTCGAGACGACTGGAATCAATCaaagaggaaggaaagaaagCCAATAGAAGAAACCGTGACGTGA